One Streptococcus sp. S1 DNA window includes the following coding sequences:
- a CDS encoding phosphopantothenate--cysteine ligase, with translation MHILITSGGTSEAIDSVRSITNHSTGSLGKILAEIALAKGHQVTLITTPTALKPDPHPQLRLLLIQNVEELLTQMKTEVPHHQVLIHAMAVSDYTPVYMTGLEEVEKAQDLHTFIHRENQEAKISSKEEYQVLFLKKNPKIISLVKEWNPAIQLIGFKLLVDVSSEELIQVARESLVKNHASMIVANDLTKIQNGQHQAYLVTDDQVLEASTKTEIAEAILRYIK, from the coding sequence ATGCATATTTTAATTACATCAGGCGGAACCAGCGAAGCCATTGATAGCGTTCGTTCGATCACCAATCATTCCACCGGGAGCCTAGGGAAAATTCTTGCAGAAATTGCTCTTGCAAAGGGACATCAGGTGACCTTGATCACAACGCCTACCGCGCTTAAACCCGATCCTCATCCACAGCTTCGACTTCTATTGATCCAGAATGTCGAAGAACTTCTCACACAAATGAAAACGGAAGTCCCTCATCATCAGGTTTTGATTCACGCTATGGCAGTCTCAGACTACACACCTGTTTACATGACAGGCCTTGAGGAAGTTGAGAAGGCTCAAGACCTTCATACCTTTATCCATCGCGAAAATCAGGAAGCTAAAATCTCTTCCAAAGAAGAATACCAAGTGCTCTTTCTAAAGAAAAATCCCAAGATTATCTCGCTCGTCAAAGAATGGAACCCTGCTATTCAACTGATCGGCTTTAAGCTATTAGTCGACGTTTCTTCTGAAGAGTTGATCCAGGTGGCGCGTGAAAGCCTCGTTAAAAATCATGCCAGCATGATCGTTGCCAATGATCTGACCAAGATTCAGAACGGTCAGCATCAAGCCTATCTAGTGACAGATGATCAGGTCCTAGAAGCTTCTACGAAAACAGAAATCGCAGAGGCTATCCTACGTTATATCAAATAA
- a CDS encoding formate--tetrahydrofolate ligase: MKTDIEIAQSIELQPIVDVVKKIGLVDDDLELYGKYKAKLSFDKIREVEKNPVGKLILVTAINPTPAGEGKSTITIGLADALNKIGKKTMIAIREPSLGPVMGIKGGAAGGGYAQVLPMEDINLHFTGDMHAITTANNALSALIDNHLHQGNELGIDQRRIIWKRVVDLNDRALRHVSVGLGGPLNGIPREDGFDITVASEIMAILCLATDIEDLKRRLANIVIGYRYDRSPVYVRDLEVEGALALILKDAIKPNLVQTIYGTPAFVHGGPFANIAHGCNSVLATTTALHLADYTITEAGFGADLGAEKFLDIKTPNLPTSPDAVVIVATLRALKMNGGVIKDALTEENVEAVRAGFANLKRHVENIRKFGIPAVVAINEFITDTEAEIAALKELCAEIDVPVELASVWANGADGGVDLAETLVNTIETSPANYTRLYDNNLSVEEKIEKIVTEIYRGTKVNFEKKAKTQIAQIVKNGWDKLPICMAKTQYSFSDNPNALGAPENFEITIREVVPKLGAGFIVALTGDVMTMPGLPKRPAALNMDVAADGTAIGLF; the protein is encoded by the coding sequence ATGAAAACAGATATCGAAATTGCTCAAAGCATTGAACTCCAACCGATTGTGGATGTTGTTAAGAAGATCGGTTTGGTAGACGATGATCTTGAATTGTATGGAAAATACAAGGCGAAATTGAGCTTTGATAAGATTCGTGAAGTTGAGAAAAATCCAGTAGGAAAACTTATCTTAGTCACTGCGATCAACCCAACTCCAGCTGGAGAAGGGAAATCAACCATTACCATTGGTCTAGCAGATGCTTTGAATAAAATCGGTAAAAAAACCATGATTGCCATTCGCGAACCTTCTTTGGGTCCAGTTATGGGGATTAAAGGTGGTGCTGCTGGTGGTGGCTATGCCCAAGTTCTACCGATGGAAGACATCAACCTTCATTTCACAGGGGATATGCATGCGATCACAACGGCTAATAACGCTCTCTCAGCATTGATTGATAATCATTTGCATCAAGGAAATGAGCTAGGTATTGACCAACGTCGGATTATCTGGAAACGGGTAGTGGACTTGAATGACCGTGCTCTTCGTCATGTCTCTGTCGGTCTTGGCGGTCCTTTAAATGGGATTCCGCGTGAAGACGGATTTGATATTACCGTTGCTTCTGAGATTATGGCCATCCTTTGCTTGGCGACAGATATTGAAGATTTGAAACGTCGTTTGGCCAACATCGTGATTGGTTACCGTTATGATCGTAGCCCGGTCTATGTCCGTGATTTGGAAGTGGAAGGGGCACTTGCCTTGATCCTCAAAGATGCGATCAAGCCAAACTTGGTTCAAACCATCTATGGTACACCTGCCTTTGTTCACGGTGGTCCATTTGCCAATATCGCCCATGGATGTAACTCTGTATTAGCAACGACGACAGCTCTTCATTTAGCTGACTATACGATTACAGAAGCAGGTTTTGGGGCTGACCTTGGCGCTGAAAAATTCCTTGATATTAAAACTCCAAACTTGCCTACATCACCAGATGCGGTTGTGATCGTAGCGACTCTCCGTGCTCTTAAGATGAACGGTGGAGTGATCAAGGATGCTTTGACTGAAGAAAATGTAGAGGCTGTTCGTGCTGGTTTTGCCAACTTGAAACGTCACGTTGAAAATATCCGTAAGTTTGGCATTCCTGCAGTGGTTGCTATCAATGAATTTATCACAGATACAGAAGCAGAAATTGCTGCTTTGAAAGAATTGTGTGCTGAAATTGATGTTCCAGTTGAGCTTGCGAGTGTATGGGCGAATGGTGCGGACGGTGGAGTTGACCTTGCTGAAACCTTGGTTAATACCATCGAAACAAGTCCAGCTAACTACACACGCTTGTATGATAACAACCTTTCTGTTGAAGAAAAAATTGAAAAGATTGTTACAGAGATTTACCGCGGTACTAAGGTGAATTTTGAGAAGAAAGCCAAGACACAAATTGCCCAAATCGTGAAAAATGGATGGGATAAGTTGCCAATCTGTATGGCCAAAACACAATATAGCTTCTCTGATAATCCAAATGCCTTGGGAGCTCCTGAAAACTTTGAAATCACTATTCGTGAAGTGGTTCCAAAATTGGGAGCAGGCTTTATTGTCGCTTTGACGGGGGATGTGATGACCATGCCTGGTTTACCAAAACGTCCAGCTGCTTTAAATATGGATGTGGCCGCTGATGGAACAGCTATCGGTTTGTTCTAA